From one Gracilibacillus salinarum genomic stretch:
- a CDS encoding MDR family MFS transporter, which yields MKETKQVSKHAIVTVLLIGTFIAILNQTIMTTALPHLMEDLYITENTAQWLTTGFMLVNGIMIPVTAFLIQKYTTRTLFFTAMILFTAGTFICALSVNFFTLLVGRIVQASCAGIMMPLMQTVLFTLYPVEKRGRAMGVFGLVVAFAPAIGPTLSGWIIDNFDWRVLFQLLLPVSVFILIAGYFLLKNVTERTSPVLDVLSVMLSTIGFGGLLLGFSMAGSNGWGSYQVIFPLLIAVVGLYWFIQRQLKQEQAMLEFRVFKYKMFSLSLILVIIVFITFIGGMTILPIYMQKMMGYTAFESGLVLMPGGIVLGVLSPITGRIYDKVGSKWLAFTGLSLVTFSAFLLTDISAQTTFIYLMIVHAVAMVGNAMVKMPLTTAALNALPEELIPHGTAMNNTMRQVAGALGTAVLVTIMTNSEQDTTVYGVAGAVHGVSVAFIVVTCIGIGGMFLSLFIEGNRSK from the coding sequence ATGAAAGAAACGAAGCAAGTAAGTAAGCATGCAATTGTTACCGTGTTATTGATAGGTACTTTTATTGCCATTTTAAATCAAACTATAATGACGACAGCATTGCCGCATTTAATGGAGGACTTATACATTACAGAGAATACTGCGCAGTGGTTAACGACAGGTTTCATGTTGGTAAATGGGATTATGATTCCGGTAACCGCATTTTTAATTCAAAAATATACAACTCGCACTTTATTTTTTACAGCGATGATTCTCTTTACAGCGGGTACATTTATCTGTGCTCTTTCCGTCAACTTCTTTACATTACTTGTTGGGCGAATCGTTCAAGCTTCTTGCGCTGGGATTATGATGCCATTAATGCAGACTGTTTTATTCACACTTTACCCTGTAGAAAAACGTGGAAGAGCAATGGGAGTGTTTGGGTTGGTGGTTGCTTTTGCTCCGGCAATAGGTCCAACATTATCGGGATGGATCATCGACAATTTTGACTGGCGTGTTTTATTTCAGCTCCTTCTGCCTGTCTCGGTATTTATTCTGATTGCAGGTTACTTTCTTTTGAAAAATGTAACGGAACGTACCTCTCCTGTATTAGATGTGCTTTCGGTGATGTTATCAACAATTGGATTCGGTGGTTTACTGTTAGGGTTTAGTATGGCAGGTAGTAATGGCTGGGGCAGCTACCAGGTTATCTTCCCATTACTAATCGCGGTGGTTGGCTTGTACTGGTTTATCCAGCGTCAATTAAAGCAAGAACAAGCAATGCTTGAATTTAGGGTTTTTAAATATAAGATGTTTTCTCTATCCTTAATACTTGTTATTATCGTATTTATAACCTTTATTGGCGGGATGACGATATTACCGATTTATATGCAAAAGATGATGGGCTACACAGCTTTTGAGTCTGGTCTTGTGTTAATGCCTGGAGGTATTGTCTTGGGTGTCCTGTCACCAATTACAGGAAGAATTTATGATAAGGTTGGTTCTAAGTGGCTGGCATTTACCGGTCTCTCGTTGGTGACTTTTAGTGCTTTTTTGCTAACGGATATCAGTGCGCAAACAACATTCATTTATCTAATGATTGTTCATGCAGTAGCAATGGTCGGTAATGCGATGGTGAAAATGCCCCTTACTACTGCAGCATTAAATGCACTTCCTGAAGAATTAATCCCACATGGAACAGCTATGAATAATACGATGCGACAAGTAGCAGGCGCATTAGGAACAGCGGTACTTGTTACAATCATGACAAACAGTGAACAAGACACGACAGTATATGGGGTAGCAGGAGCAGTGCATGGAGTTTCAGTTGCGTTTATTGTAGTAACATGTATTGGCATAGGTGGCATGTTCCTGTCTTTATTTATAGAGGGTAACCGCTCTAAATAG